The genomic stretch GGCGGTGGCCGGGCCGTTGTTCGTGACGGTCACGGTCTCGGTGAAGCTGCCGCCGAGCGCGACCGGGTCCGCGGAATCAGCGAGCGCCGTCACCAGATCGGCCCCGGGGGCGACGTAGGTGTAGTCGTCCGCACCGGTGTTGGGGCTGGTACCGCCCGGGGTGGTGACCCGCACGTCGACGCTTCCCGCCGCGTGCGCGGGGGAGGTGGCGGTGCAGGACGTCGCGGTGCAGGAGATGCCGGTGGCGGGGGTGCCGCCGAAGTCGATGGTGCTGGCGCCGTTCAGGTCGGTGCCGGTGATCGTCACGCTGGTGCCGCCGGCGGTGGTCCCGCTGGAGGGGCTGATGCCGGTCACCGCCGGGGCCGCCACCGGTGGTGCCACACCCAGGACGGTGACGTTGTCCCCGTTGCCGGCGTACAGGCGCGTGCCGTCCGCGTTGACGGCCAGGGCGTAGACGAAGTTGGTGTTGACGCTGGAGTCCACGGTGGCGGTGGCCACGTCGATGACGTTGACCGCGCCGTACGAGCCGGTGTAAAGGCGGGTGCCGTCGGGGCTGACTGCCAGAGCTCCGGTGTCGGAGGAGGCAGCGATGGTCGAGCTGACGGTGTTCGTCGCGGTGTTGATGACCACGACGGACCCGTCGCCGAAGGAGCTGGCGGCGTAGACCTTCGTACCGTCGGGGCTCACCACGATGCCCCGCAGGCTTCCCGTCGCCGCGACGGTGGCGGTGACGGTGTTCGTCGCGGTGTCGATGACACTGACCTGATTCTCCGCGGAGACGTAGACACGGCTCCCGTCGGAGGTGACCGCCGCCCCGTACGGGAAGGTGCCCACCGCGACGGTGGCGGTGACGGTGTTGGTGGCGGTGTCGATGACGCTGACGCTTGAGTCGCTGTTGTTCGCGACGTACGCCCGGCTGCCGTCCGGGGTGACCACGACACCCTGCGGGTCCACGCCGACCGGGACGGTGGCGGTCACCGTCTGGTTGGCGGCATCAATCACGTGCACGCTGTCGCCGTCGACGTCGGTGGAGTACAGCACGGTGCCCGCGGGATTCACCGCCAGGCCGAACGGGCCGGGGCCGCCGGAGGAGAACGTGCTGGTGATCGTGTCGGTCGCGGTGTCCAGGGTGTTGATTCTGTTCTGGCCGGCGTTGCCGACGTAGACAGTGTTCCCGTCCGGTGCCACCACGACCGTGTCGGCGCCGTAGCCGGTGTCCACGGTGGCGATAACCGTGGGCGGTGCGGCGGCCGCGGGACCGGCGGCCAGGGCGACCAGCCCCGTCACGGCAAGGGCGAAAGAGCCGGTCAGGGCCGTTAATCGGTGGCGGAACCGCGAGGCGCGGGGAGGAGCTGTTGACGACATGTGAGCGTCACCCTTCGAGGCTGTACGCGCCGCCGCGGTCGGGAGCCGAACGGCCCCCTGGGCATCCCTCACCGGCGCGGTCGTACCGAACACGGTGGGGCCCTGGGGCACACGATGACGCGAACCACACGCCACCGCCCGCCACTGGGTAACCCTCCGCGCCGATCCTGCCACGGTCCGTAGACCGACCGCAGGCAAGTGCTCGAAAAATAGCCCGCCACCACAAAGCCCGGCCATCGCCCACCGGCAGGAAGCCGAGCAGGCCCACCCGGCTCTCGCAAACGACCCTTTGCCCGAGCAAGATCAAATAGAGGCGTCCGGAGACCGCCGAGAAGCCGATCCGGTCGCAGAAGCCGTTATCACTCAAAAATGGCGGGAGTGGGGTTCTGCGACTTGAGTTGTGCGAAACTCCGGGGCGTGACGGACCCTCAAGAGCCTTCCCCGCCCGCCGCATCGGAAGCCGATCTCGTCGAACGCCATCCGTGCCCGAAGTGCAAGGCGGTTCCCGGCTCGCCGTGCCGCTCG from Streptomyces sp. NBC_00690 encodes the following:
- a CDS encoding IPT/TIG domain-containing protein, with the translated sequence MSSTAPPRASRFRHRLTALTGSFALAVTGLVALAAGPAAAAPPTVIATVDTGYGADTVVVAPDGNTVYVGNAGQNRINTLDTATDTITSTFSSGGPGPFGLAVNPAGTVLYSTDVDGDSVHVIDAANQTVTATVPVGVDPQGVVVTPDGSRAYVANNSDSSVSVIDTATNTVTATVAVGTFPYGAAVTSDGSRVYVSAENQVSVIDTATNTVTATVAATGSLRGIVVSPDGTKVYAASSFGDGSVVVINTATNTVSSTIAASSDTGALAVSPDGTRLYTGSYGAVNVIDVATATVDSSVNTNFVYALAVNADGTRLYAGNGDNVTVLGVAPPVAAPAVTGISPSSGTTAGGTSVTITGTDLNGASTIDFGGTPATGISCTATSCTATSPAHAAGSVDVRVTTPGGTSPNTGADDYTYVAPGADLVTALADSADPVALGGSFTETVTVTNNGPATATSAATAIAFTGSAVSLQGATTSQGTCTTAGSTVTCALGSLANAAFATVTITVEPQATGTITATSTTTATQSDPVPANTNDTETTTVNNGSGCTITGTAGNDTLTGTNGADVICGLGGNDTINGGNGNDTIYAGSGNDTVDGGNADDTLYGGSGDDIMGGGNGADYLYGEAGNDTNYGETLLGSLLHLFDNGNDHIYGGPGNDDLDGQNGNDVLSDTSGTDTMSGALGNDSINVQDGVGGDSANGGLGTDTCTADTGDTTTSC